In Primulina huaijiensis isolate GDHJ02 unplaced genomic scaffold, ASM1229523v2 scaffold20025, whole genome shotgun sequence, the following are encoded in one genomic region:
- the LOC140966104 gene encoding heat shock protein 90-6, mitochondrial-like, translating into MLRLTARRSANAILRGGGGGLRGVTAPLSSSNTFEHSSYESSSTRRWNSFSSNGSSTMIVTASKPFNIISGPVMGHRYESTAAATHGNTTGPPAEKFEYQAEVSRLMDLIVNSLYSNKDVFLRELISNASDALDKLRFLGVTEPQILKDGVDLDIRIQIDKDNGIITITDSGIGMSRQELVDCLGTIAQSGTAKFLKALKDGKDAGVDSNLIGQFGVGFYSAFLVSERVEVSSKSPKSDKQYVWEGEANSSSYTIREETDPSKLLTRGTRLTLYLKHDDKGFAHPERIQKLVKNYSLFVSFPIYIWQEKGYTKEVEVDEDPAEANKNEQDGKTEKKKKTKTVVERYWDWELTNETQPIWLRSPKEVSTEDYNEFYKNTFNEYLEPLASSHFTTEGEVEFRSILYVPSIAPTGKDDIVNPKTKNIRLYVKRVFISDDFDGELFPRYLSFIKGVVDSNDLPLNVSREILQESRIVRIMKKRLVRKAFDMILGITMSENKDDYVKFWENFGKHLKLGCIEDRENHKRIAPLLRFFSSQSEEDMISLDEYVENMKPDQKDIYFIAAESVASAKNAPFLEKLVEKDIEVLFLVDPIDEIAIQNLKTYKDKNFTDISKEDLDLGDKNEEKEKEMKQEFGQTCDWIKKRLGDKVASVQISNRLSTSPCVLASGKFGWSANMERLMKAQTVGDPTSLEFMRSRRVLEINPDHPIIKSLNNAYKSGSNDEEALRAVDLLYDTALISSGFTPESPAQFGGKIYEMMNMALLGKWGTYDDGSQQQVSPASYIPETVEAEVVDPAEAGGNK; encoded by the exons ATGCTGCGGCTCACGGCGAGGCGCTCTGCCAATGCTATCCTGCGCGGCGGGGGCGGAGGTCTCCGGGGTGTCACTGCCCCTCTTTCTTCCTCTAATACATTCGAGCATTCATCG TACGAGAGCAGTAGTACAAGGAGATGGAACTCATTCTCAAGTAATGGTAGCAGCACTATGATTGTTACGGCTTCCAAGCCATTTAACATTATAAGTGGTCCAGTTATGGGCCATCGATATGAGTCGACTGCTGCGGCAACTCATGGCAATACAACTGGCCCACCTGCTGAAAAATTTGAGTACCAGGCAGAG GTTAGCCGTCTTATGGACCTGATTGTCAATAGTTTATACAGCAACAAAGATGTGTTCCTCCGGGAGCTTATCAG CAATGCAAGTGATGCCTTGGATAAGCTGCGCTTCCTTGGTGTTACGGAACCCCAGATTTTGAAGGATGGAGTTGATCTTGACATTCGGATCCAGATCGACAAAGATAATGGGATAATTACAATCAC AGATTCTGGCATTGGAATGTCACGCCAGGAACTTGTTGATTGCCTTGGTACAATTGCACAAAGTGGAACTGCAAAGTTTTTGAAAGCATTGAAG GATGGTAAGGATGCTGGCGTCGACAGCAATTTAATTGGTCAGTTTGGTGTGGGATTTTATTCGGCTTTCCTTGTTTCTGAGCGG GTCGAAGTCTCTTCAAAGAGCCCAAAATCTGATAAGCAATATGTATGGGAAGGAGAAGCCAACTCTAGCTCGTACACCATCCGAGAGGAGACTGATCCTTCTAAGTTGTTAACTAGGGGAACCCGTCTCACTTTATATCTCAAG CATGATGATAAAGGTTTTGCTCATCCAGAAAGAATTCAGAAGCTTGTGAAAAACTATTCCTTGTTTGTTTCCTTTCCAATATATATTTGGCAGGAGAAAGGATATACTAAAGAG GTTGAGGTTGATGAGGACCCAGCAGAAGCCAATAAGAATGAACAAGATGGGAAAACTGAG aaaaagaagaaaacaaagacGGTAGTTGAACGATATTGGGATTGGGAGCTTACAAACGAGACCCAGCCTATATGG CTTCGTAGTCCCAAGGAAGTCTCTACAGAGGATTAcaatgagttttacaagaatACCTTCAACGAGTACTTGGAACCTCTAGCATCTTCACATTTTACAACGGAG GGTGAAGTTGAGTTCAGATCTATACTGTATGTGCCATCCATTGCACCAACAGGGAAGGATGACATTGTTAATCCCAAGACAAAGAATATAAGGCTTTATGTGAAGCGTGTGTTCATTTCTGATGACTTTGATGGGGAACTG TTCCCAAGATATTTGAGCTTCATTAAAGGTGTTGTCGATTCAAATGACCTTCCACTTAATGTATCTCGAGAAATCCTCCAAGAAAGTCGTATT GTACGCATTATGAAGAAGCGTTTGGTGCGCAAGGCATTTGACATGATTCTGGGCATAACTATGAGTGAGAATAAAGAT GACTATGTGAagttttgggaaaattttggcAAACACCTAAAGCTAGGCTGCATTGAAGATCGTGAAAACCATAAGCGCATTGCTCCGTTGCTACGGTTTTTCTCATCTCAAAGTGAGGAAGATATGATCAGCCTGGATGAGTATGTTGAGAACATGAAACCTGATCAGAAGGATATTTATTTCATTGCCGCTGAGAGTGTAGCTAGTGCGAAGAATGCACCCTTCTTGGAGAAACTTGTTGAAAAAGATATTGAA GTTCTCTTTCTTGTGGATCCTATAGACGAGATTGCCATCCAAAATCTCAAAACATACAAGGATAAAAACTTTACTGACATTAGCAAAGAAGATTTAGACTTGG GTGATAAgaatgaggaaaaggaaaaggagaTGAAACAAGAGTTTGGCCAGACTTGTGACTGGATAAAAAAACGTTTGGGAGACAAAGTGGCTAGTGTTCAAATCTCGAATCGCCTAAGCACGTCACCTTGTGTACTTGCATCTGGGAAGTTCGGCTGGTCTGCCAATATGGAGAG GCTGATGAAAGCCCAAACTGTTGGTGATCCCACGAGTCTAGAATTTATGAGAAGCAGGAGAGTTCTTGAAATCAATCCAGATCATCCAATCATCAAATCTCTAAAT AATGCATACAAGAGTGGCTCAAATGACGAGGAAGCATTGAGGGCGGTGGATCTTTTATATGACACAGCTTTAATTTCTAGCGGTTTCACA CCCGAGAGTCCAGCGCAGTTTGGAGGAAAAATTTATGAGATGATGAACATGGCTCTTTTAGGCAAGTGGGGGACATACGACGATGGGTCTCAGCAGCAAGTAAGCCCTGCTTCATATATCCCAGAGACTGTTGAGGCTGAAGTGGTCGATCCTGCTGAAGCCGGTGGTAACAAATGA